TTTTACCTTTTTCCACAGTTTTTATCACAGAAACATTACAACGTTTATTTGTATTGATAACATTATACCATTCAGCCCTAATCTGAATCATGCAACCATAAATACTGAATACAGAATACCTGGTTCAAGTGTATTGTAAGCTGTAATACAGCAAAAATGAGGACGTTCTGAAGTTCCTCATCAAACATGACCTATTTCATGAGGACAAACAGCCACAATTCCACAACTACAGTTTATGCACATTGTCTAAAACTCAAATAATCAAACTAGGAGCAGTTTGGGAGCAGCAATAACTGATAACTCCCACGAGCCCCCAGTCCAGTTCCCCCACTATAAACCCCTCCAGCCACAGAGCAGCTTTAGTCACACAGAGCCCTTGGAGGTTTGGAACGGCATGCTTCAGATTCATGAATAAGCTGCATTCACATCAGCTCTTTGCTATATGTTCTTTTCTAACATTACTGAACAGTAAATAGCAGGGTgtttttacacacagacacacacacacagattctgcTTTTAAAAATCACTCTGACAGACTGAATTCACTATGCAGTCTCTCCCAACAGATGGATGGGGGGAAAGAGTATATTTGAGGTCTACTGTTTTGGGAACGTTCCACTAAAACACATAACGTATCTAAGTCGAGTCTACGCCTTTCTCCTCGACGCCCGCTAGTCTTCTGTCTTCCCATTGGAGGATCAAAGGATGGGGGTGGTCAACAGGCTAGCCAGAGGTGTGGGCTGGTTAACCTCGAGACTCTAAAGACCTGCAAATGAGAATtagatgttgttttttttaattgtgtgcaAGTTCTAAATAATTGGCAAACATACTTACACATGCTTCAACTAGCAACTAGTTAAAACAAGTAATTTGTCCAAAGAAACATAAATTTTATGCTGATAAATGACACTTTTGCTTGTAGAAAACCTAGCAGTGTTTTGTGTGCACTTTCACTATATGGATATTTTCACTATaggtattaggacacctgcttaATCAATGTATGTGTATATTCaatttgtgtcttttttgttagtttgttttgttttacataacattattgAGACCTGTTTTCCAACAGAATTGAccaatgaaccagccaatgaaaaggtttacaagccaatgaaaaagtAGCTTAGCACTGCACAGAAAAAAGAACACCAACTCAGACATTggggcatggcagcactagagccaacGAGGCATTTTAAGagctaatttgtaatttttaattagcatgtttattttaaagtttGGAGACTGAAATTCCttaaatttttttccaaaaaaaaattctaccagcaggttataaggagcagtaaagccactccactgaagtgcagcgttatacagaagtttcagtttagtttttcagCACCGAGAcaggagcaatattagcattagccgttcagaggtgagtatcatctccttgtagtctgctgctaaccctggctagcacagctAGAGCAACATAAGCCCCTAACCACGCTAAGctcgtttaccgtgttaaaacaagcaacatgggaccagaaatagaccagaaaatagatgtttattgatagtgcaccttataatcaggtgcgccttgtagtgtgaaaaatacggtttacaaaaaggtcaatatcaaatataaaataacttttatacaGAATTTACATGAGAATATAGATTATAATAGAGTCTTCCCTTGTgggcattacataaaaaaaaacagcattcttatattttaaGTATAACAGGTGCCAATCGGCAATCCATTAAAAAGGTTAATACTAataaatagtatagtatagttaatactaaaaaatagtataaaaaaagaaacacacttaCGAGTAGCTGGTGTGTTGCTGGCGCCGCCTGGCACTACGCAGCTTCTCAAACCTGGCCTCCATCTCCTCCAGGACTTTAGGTGTGTAGCGGACCACCAGCTTCACTGAACCCTGGGCGGCCTTCAGAAGCTCCACAGCTTTCTCATGGTGCTCCCCCTCCACACTCTGCACACACAGGGGAAGATGGGGAATACTTAGAGAAGCTGAGATGCTATGGATCTGTATGAACAAGTATCAGTAAACATTATCccaaaaagttttagaacatcacTATTTTTTAGAAACCCTGTGTCCAGTAACCTGTcagcttattatttttttgtatatacattaggggtgtaagaaaatatcgataCACTTGAATATCGCAATATTACGTTTCGAGATACTGCATCGATTCTCAAAAATGCTgtatcaatttttttattaagtgtgtttttatttaactcCCGGCAGCTAGATGGCAGACAGTAGTTACTTTTGTGTTGTTTATTCACCCGGCTGCGAGGTGGCAGTGCTGTGATCTATCTTGATCCATTCGGTGCCTCCAGTACACTGCAAGTAAGTACAGCGCTACAGTGCTAATAGCATTAGCACCCCGTTGGCGATGGCAGCGTTAGGCTGGCTCCTGGGGTGCACAGAGCTGAAGTGTTGGCTCATTTTGGCTTCCACAATGAAGAAGACAGagtgtttaaaactgttaaaaaaaggtGGCATGATATTGGATGTTACAGGACTTGTTATTAAGTCTAATGGAGCTCCCACCGATCTGATTGtttacaaattaaactttttccaCTTAGATTAAATTAGGTTGTATGAGGTTTTTTTAAAGTATCGTGATATATCGCATCGTGAGCCCTGTATCGTGATACGTATCGTATCGCCAGGTtggtgccaatacacagccctaatatacatactaaaattactttttttcgtTTTTTAGTGTACGGCAAAATTTTGTAGACtgtattttgtaccatttccagttgTTTACTGGTCCTGAAGAGCtcaaatggcaaaaaaataaacataaaaaaaatattttaatcatatGGACATGTGATCTTCATTTGAACACTCTTGAGGGATGGAGATAAATAATTAaccacataacaaaaaaaaaaatttaaatattgagGAAAAAGACTTTCTGTCGCGTAATGGTGTCATGATTTCTTTTACAatattatgtggtttctgacattgTATGATGCACCTATAAATATGGTACTGTTTAATAAAGTACATGGTACAGCTAGCAGTTTGCTAACTGATGCTAATTGGTGGGCTAATAGATTCCAGTGCTTTTTTAGCAACATTAAAAGCTACCACTACGGAAATGACTGGCACACTCTACATACCACCCCGTTGACTGACAGCAGCTGGTCGCCCCTCTTCAGTCCACCCTGCCGGTCAGCCACGCCCCCAGGGATGACTCTGGAGATATAGATGGGAGAATTCTGCTCCTTTCCACCCATGATGTTAAATCCCAAACCTTCATCTGTCTTGGGGAGCTCGACTACACGTGGGTGGGCGTGGCCTTCACTGGCTGCAAAAGCTGCTACTGTGGCCTGGAGAGAATGAAAGGAGCGAGAAGGAGGCTGAGAATACTCAATGACTTTAGGAAGTGACcataagaaaatatttaaaacattataaaatattgtcatacttAATTGTAATAATTACTGTGGCAAGTAATAAACCCACAACCATGTCCTAAAACTATTTAGAAATAACCCAGTGTTAAGCCACCACTGTAATATTAGTCTTTGTAATAATGATTTTACAGCATGCTACAACAAGCAAATTGTATACAACTGAAATTGTAGAAAACAAACTTGCTACAATAACATGCATTGAAAggttatattttttctttcttcagtaAAATGATCATTAGCAATGAATAACATTGCATTTAACAATGAATAACAAATTGTATTACTgtgtatatgtattatttaaaatattctgcattgtagattaataataaagtctatGAAGAAACAAACTTTATGGAATAATGTAGTAAACCAACatgttagattcttcaaaatatgGCACTTTTGCTTAGATGGCaattttacacatcttggctgtttttttcagtcagctttattaggtagagtcacctggaacacctttcagttaacagctgtgctgaacttgtcaagagttaattacctgaatttcttgtctcttaatgtgtttgatagcatcagtaatgttctaattcatattataacaagaactactcaactaactaaataaaaaatactgtaagcAATGAAGGCTCAGTCAATTTGAACATTTGAAAACTATTATATCTTTGAAACTATCGTCAGGTGCAGTAACGCAAAACGATATGATGaaaatggctctcatcagggccgccccaggaaagaggggaagaagagcaagagttaactctgttgcacaggat
The sequence above is drawn from the Astyanax mexicanus isolate ESR-SI-001 chromosome 19, AstMex3_surface, whole genome shotgun sequence genome and encodes:
- the lin7b gene encoding protein lin-7 homolog B, which codes for MMSSYYHPGKEADMAAMSEPLCLERDVCRVIELLDRLQRSGELPPPKLQALQRVLQSKFCAAIREVYEQLYDTLDIVGGPEVRAQATAKATVAAFAASEGHAHPRVVELPKTDEGLGFNIMGGKEQNSPIYISRVIPGGVADRQGGLKRGDQLLSVNGVSVEGEHHEKAVELLKAAQGSVKLVVRYTPKVLEEMEARFEKLRSARRRQQHTSYSSLESRG